From Moraxella sp. K1664, one genomic window encodes:
- the mreD gene encoding rod shape-determining protein MreD, producing MNSKPFLVIGIIISFVVASMLNVYPLGHDMASVRPMFLAMVLAFWVMYRSPMMGVWVVFLVGLVSDLLLGTHLGHQAFSAVLMAFVIRVLLLYAKELALSQAWVLGAIALSVYQVSLWILQAFSHAQFVWTGMGSLMSSVVLFPVMWYPLYWINRQLKERAY from the coding sequence ATGAACTCAAAACCCTTTTTAGTCATCGGTATCATCATCAGCTTCGTGGTGGCATCCATGCTCAATGTCTACCCTTTGGGGCATGACATGGCAAGCGTTCGCCCCATGTTTTTGGCGATGGTGCTTGCCTTTTGGGTGATGTATCGCTCGCCCATGATGGGGGTGTGGGTGGTGTTTTTGGTGGGACTGGTCTCGGATTTGTTGTTGGGTACGCATTTGGGGCATCAGGCATTTAGTGCGGTGCTTATGGCGTTTGTCATACGGGTGTTACTGCTGTATGCCAAAGAGCTTGCCCTGTCGCAGGCGTGGGTATTGGGGGCGATTGCCCTAAGTGTCTATCAGGTGTCGCTGTGGATATTACAGGCATTTTCTCATGCTCAGTTTGTGTGGACAGGCATGGGGTCGCTCATGAGTAGTGTTGTGCTGTTTCCTGTGATGTGGTATCCGCTATATTGGATAAACCGCCAATTAAAAGAGCGAGCCTATTGA
- a CDS encoding Maf family protein, producing MIPLILASTSPRRHELLTQLHIPFTVKSVQIDERFYSHENPHDYIMRMVKTKADKACADVSSAIVITADTIGVADDEILTKPADKAHAFAMWDKLSGGTHEIWTAVCASTVKDRQVIFQKIIKVTTQVTFIKLTAHQKERYWATGEPADKAGAYAIQGGAMAWVRSINGSYTNVVGLPLAQTAELIDDCMQILAE from the coding sequence ATGATACCCCTTATCCTAGCGTCCACATCGCCCAGACGGCATGAGTTATTGACACAGTTGCATATTCCCTTTACAGTCAAGTCAGTCCAGATTGACGAGCGTTTTTATTCCCACGAAAATCCCCACGACTATATCATGCGTATGGTGAAGACCAAAGCGGACAAAGCGTGTGCGGATGTGTCATCGGCGATTGTTATCACGGCAGATACCATTGGTGTGGCAGATGATGAGATTTTAACCAAACCTGCCGATAAGGCTCATGCTTTTGCCATGTGGGACAAATTATCAGGTGGCACACACGAGATTTGGACGGCGGTGTGTGCCAGCACTGTCAAAGATAGGCAAGTCATTTTTCAAAAAATCATCAAAGTCACCACCCAAGTCACCTTCATCAAACTCACCGCCCACCAAAAAGAGCGATACTGGGCAACGGGCGAACCTGCCGACAAAGCAGGGGCGTATGCCATTCAAGGCGGAGCAATGGCGTGGGTGCGGTCTATCAATGGCAGTTATACCAACGTGGTGGGCTTGCCCCTTGCCCAGACGGCAGAGCTGATTGATGACTGTATGCAAATATTGGCGGAGTGA
- a CDS encoding Rne/Rng family ribonuclease: MSKHALINATPFETRLVIVDDGRLDEVFIERVQARSLVGDVYLGTVVRVLPAMGSVFIDIGRERSAFLHQSDIMLPTRPSSQDDVATPTPITTLPMAHQVGDKSPTQSQPRPKPKPAKPKLDPKLLPKLLPKVGERVVIQVTKDEFGTKGVRVTMHIALAGRYLVYLPTSPQSVGVSTRIGTKAYRTKLKAHLTTLLSQSSHAGGLIARSACEQALGGDETLADMGERMQAELDHLGALWVDISQARTQASLHKAKHALLYQELPLAERALRDIITDDIQSVWIDDRATYERVRHASCMLMPSITSAIYHHDKPTPLFAQSVPDECRSPKPDIETQLTHALSRHCPLPSGGYLIIEYTEAMTTIDVNTGSYVGQGRAGVDVVYETNKEAVTAIARELKVRNIGGIIILDFIDMDKSAHQQAVLDMLAHALKADPATTNITQISELGLVEMTRKRTRPSLSDELCEPCPACHGTGKIKSVQTVAFEILRSLMGQLANSTSFKKPNVTIKVSQLVADYLSSHQDLSNLQKLTNTSIHLSINTSYHQEQYAILVE; encoded by the coding sequence ATGTCAAAACACGCCCTAATCAACGCCACGCCCTTTGAGACTCGCCTTGTCATCGTTGATGACGGCAGGCTTGATGAAGTGTTTATTGAGCGGGTACAGGCACGTAGTTTGGTGGGAGATGTCTATTTGGGGACGGTGGTGCGGGTACTGCCTGCCATGGGGTCGGTATTTATTGACATCGGGCGTGAGCGTTCGGCATTTTTGCACCAAAGCGACATCATGCTACCGACTCGCCCGTCATCCCAAGATGATGTTGCCACGCCCACACCCATCACGACATTGCCCATGGCTCATCAGGTAGGAGATAAAAGCCCCACGCAGTCCCAGCCTAGACCCAAGCCTAAGCCTGCCAAGCCCAAACTTGACCCCAAACTTTTGCCCAAGCTCCTACCCAAAGTTGGCGAGCGAGTTGTCATCCAAGTCACCAAAGATGAGTTTGGCACCAAAGGGGTGCGTGTGACCATGCACATCGCATTGGCAGGGCGATATTTGGTCTATCTGCCCACGTCGCCACAGTCGGTCGGTGTATCCACTCGTATCGGTACCAAGGCTTATCGCACCAAGCTAAAAGCCCATTTGACAACCTTGCTTAGCCAATCATCGCACGCAGGTGGGCTCATCGCTCGTAGTGCGTGTGAGCAGGCACTTGGCGGTGATGAGACATTGGCAGACATGGGCGAGCGTATGCAGGCAGAGCTTGACCATCTGGGTGCATTGTGGGTGGATATTAGCCAAGCACGCACACAGGCGAGCCTGCACAAAGCCAAGCATGCCTTACTCTACCAAGAGCTACCTTTGGCCGAGCGTGCCTTGCGTGACATCATCACTGACGACATCCAAAGCGTGTGGATTGACGATAGGGCGACTTATGAGCGAGTACGGCATGCCAGTTGCATGCTCATGCCGTCCATCACATCTGCCATTTATCATCATGATAAGCCGACCCCACTGTTTGCCCAGTCTGTGCCTGATGAGTGTCGCTCGCCTAAGCCTGACATTGAGACTCAGCTGACACACGCCTTGTCACGGCATTGCCCGTTGCCATCGGGTGGTTATCTCATCATTGAGTATACCGAAGCGATGACGACCATCGATGTCAATACAGGCTCGTATGTGGGGCAGGGCAGGGCAGGCGTGGACGTGGTGTATGAGACCAACAAAGAAGCGGTGACCGCCATCGCTCGTGAGTTAAAAGTGCGTAACATTGGCGGTATTATCATTCTAGATTTTATCGACATGGACAAATCCGCCCATCAACAAGCAGTGCTAGACATGCTCGCCCATGCATTAAAAGCCGACCCTGCCACGACCAACATCACCCAAATCAGCGAGTTGGGCTTGGTTGAGATGACTCGCAAACGCACCCGTCCCAGTCTATCTGATGAGCTGTGTGAGCCTTGCCCTGCCTGTCATGGCACGGGCAAAATCAAAAGCGTGCAGACGGTGGCATTTGAGATTCTAAGGTCACTCATGGGTCAGTTGGCAAACAGCACTTCTTTTAAAAAACCCAACGTGACGATAAAGGTCAGTCAGCTGGTGGCGGACTATTTGTCATCACATCAGGATTTATCAAATTTACAAAAATTAACAAATACATCCATTCATCTATCCATAAATACATCTTATCATCAAGAGCAATATGCGATTTTGGTGGAGTAA
- the rpsJ gene encoding 30S ribosomal protein S10, with translation MANQRIRIRLKSFDHRLIDQSAQEIVDTAKRTGAQVCGPVPLPTRIERFNVLTSPHVNKDARDQYEIRTHKRMIDIVQPTDKTVDALMKLDLAAGVDVQIALG, from the coding sequence ATGGCTAACCAGAGAATCCGTATCCGACTAAAATCTTTCGACCATCGTCTGATTGACCAGTCGGCACAAGAGATTGTCGATACCGCAAAGCGTACAGGTGCACAAGTTTGTGGTCCTGTTCCCTTGCCGACTCGTATTGAGCGGTTCAACGTATTGACATCACCACACGTCAACAAAGACGCTCGTGACCAGTATGAAATTCGCACCCACAAACGCATGATTGACATCGTTCAACCTACTGACAAAACAGTAGACGCATTGATGAAGTTAGATTTGGCGGCCGGTGTTGATGTTCAAATCGCCCTAGGCTAA
- the rplC gene encoding 50S ribosomal protein L3, protein MAIGLVGIKRGMTRIFTEAGASIPVTVVEVNANRISQIKTVDTDGYDAIQVTTGERRESRVTAAQKGHFAKAGVAAGRGVWEFRADASELEGREVGGDILVDLFEVGQLVDVTGQSKGKGFQGGVKRHNFRTQDATHGNSVSHRVLGSTGQNQTPGKVFKGKKMPGQMGNKRVTVQGLEIVSIDTEKGVLVIKGALPGANGGDVIVRPSVKA, encoded by the coding sequence ATGGCGATTGGTTTAGTCGGTATTAAGCGTGGTATGACCCGAATCTTCACTGAGGCAGGTGCATCTATTCCTGTAACAGTGGTTGAGGTTAACGCAAACCGTATCTCACAAATCAAGACAGTAGACACTGACGGTTATGACGCAATTCAAGTCACCACAGGTGAGCGTCGTGAAAGCCGTGTAACTGCTGCACAAAAAGGACACTTCGCAAAAGCTGGCGTTGCCGCTGGTCGTGGTGTTTGGGAATTTAGAGCTGACGCAAGCGAACTTGAAGGTCGTGAAGTTGGCGGCGATATTTTGGTGGATTTATTTGAAGTTGGTCAGTTGGTTGATGTCACTGGTCAGTCTAAGGGTAAAGGCTTCCAAGGTGGCGTAAAACGTCATAATTTCCGCACTCAGGACGCAACACACGGTAACTCTGTGTCGCATCGTGTACTTGGTTCTACCGGTCAGAACCAAACACCAGGTAAAGTATTCAAAGGCAAAAAAATGCCAGGTCAAATGGGTAACAAACGTGTTACTGTTCAAGGCCTTGAAATTGTGTCTATTGATACCGAAAAAGGTGTACTGGTCATCAAAGGTGCCTTGCCTGGTGCTAATGGTGGCGATGTTATCGTACGTCCGTCAGTCAAAGCCTAG
- the rplD gene encoding 50S ribosomal protein L4: MNLKTVTGAAVELSETTFGREFNEALVHQVVTAYLAGARQGTRAQKTRGEVSGGGKKPWRQKGTGRARAGSIRGPIWVGGGRAFAAKPQDWSQKVNRKMYRGAMQCILAELVRQERLVLVDSISVDSPKTKGLVAKLAELNAPRALIVTHEVDENLYLAARNIPYVNVLGTREVDPVSLVSFDKVIMTVEAAKQFEETLA, translated from the coding sequence GTGAATTTAAAAACTGTTACAGGTGCGGCGGTTGAACTATCAGAGACGACATTTGGTCGTGAGTTCAATGAAGCCCTAGTACACCAAGTCGTAACTGCTTACCTAGCTGGTGCTCGTCAAGGTACTCGTGCACAAAAAACTCGTGGCGAAGTATCTGGTGGCGGTAAAAAACCATGGCGTCAAAAAGGTACTGGTCGTGCCCGTGCGGGTTCTATCCGTGGACCAATTTGGGTAGGTGGTGGTCGTGCATTTGCTGCCAAACCACAAGACTGGTCTCAAAAAGTAAACCGCAAAATGTATCGTGGTGCCATGCAATGCATCCTAGCAGAGCTTGTACGCCAAGAGCGTTTGGTTTTGGTGGACTCTATCAGTGTTGATAGCCCAAAAACCAAAGGTTTGGTTGCTAAACTTGCCGAGCTAAATGCCCCACGTGCATTGATTGTTACTCACGAAGTTGATGAAAATCTATACTTGGCAGCTCGCAACATTCCATACGTGAATGTACTAGGTACTCGTGAAGTTGACCCAGTTAGCTTGGTTTCTTTCGACAAAGTTATCATGACGGTTGAAGCCGCCAAGCAATTTGAGGAGACACTAGCATGA
- the rplW gene encoding 50S ribosomal protein L23, whose protein sequence is MSNARLYQVLKAPVFSEKSQRLGDSLGVQVFKVDSSATKREIKQAVELMFEGVEVVKVNTLNTKGKTKRFGRVVGKRSDVKKAYVTLKAGSDVQIGAGEEATGETATNE, encoded by the coding sequence ATGAGTAACGCAAGACTATATCAAGTACTAAAAGCCCCTGTTTTTTCTGAAAAATCTCAACGTTTGGGTGACAGCCTAGGTGTTCAAGTTTTCAAAGTGGACAGCAGTGCAACCAAGCGTGAAATCAAACAAGCTGTTGAGCTTATGTTTGAAGGCGTTGAAGTTGTCAAAGTAAACACGCTAAATACCAAAGGTAAAACCAAGCGTTTTGGCCGTGTTGTTGGCAAGCGTTCTGACGTTAAAAAAGCGTATGTAACACTAAAAGCAGGTTCAGACGTACAAATCGGTGCTGGTGAAGAAGCCACTGGCGAAACAGCGACTAACGAATAA
- the rplB gene encoding 50S ribosomal protein L2, whose translation MPIVKAKPTSPGRRFVEKVVHPHLYKGRPYAPLVESKAKTGGRNNNGRITTRHIGGGHKQHYRLIDFKRNKDGIIATVERIEYDPNRTAHIALLKYADGERRYIIAPKKLAVGDQVQSGEGSPIRPGNCLPLKNIPVGTVIHNIELKIGKGAQLARSAGAAVQLLGRDGAYVIVRLRSGETRRIHANCRAVIGEVSNTENNLKSLGKAGAARWRGVRPTVRGTAMNPIDHPHGGGEGRNFGKHPTSPWGQKAKGLKTRSNKRTDSMIIRRRRAKK comes from the coding sequence ATGCCTATCGTAAAAGCAAAACCAACCTCACCAGGTCGCCGCTTTGTTGAAAAAGTTGTGCATCCACACCTTTATAAAGGTCGTCCTTATGCACCGCTTGTTGAATCAAAAGCAAAAACTGGTGGTCGTAATAACAACGGTCGTATCACTACCCGTCATATCGGTGGTGGTCACAAGCAACATTATCGTCTAATTGACTTCAAACGCAACAAAGACGGCATCATTGCAACTGTTGAGCGTATTGAATATGACCCTAACCGTACTGCACACATTGCTCTACTAAAATATGCAGACGGTGAGCGTCGTTATATCATCGCACCTAAAAAATTGGCAGTAGGCGATCAGGTTCAATCTGGCGAAGGTTCTCCTATCCGTCCAGGTAACTGCTTGCCACTTAAAAATATCCCAGTGGGTACCGTTATTCACAACATCGAACTAAAAATCGGCAAAGGTGCACAACTTGCACGTTCTGCTGGTGCAGCAGTTCAACTGCTTGGTCGTGACGGTGCTTATGTGATTGTTCGTTTACGTTCGGGTGAGACCCGTCGTATTCACGCAAATTGCCGTGCGGTTATTGGTGAAGTGTCTAACACTGAAAATAACCTAAAATCACTTGGTAAAGCAGGTGCAGCGCGCTGGCGTGGCGTTCGTCCTACCGTTCGTGGTACGGCAATGAACCCGATTGATCACCCACACGGTGGTGGTGAAGGACGTAACTTTGGTAAACACCCAACCAGTCCTTGGGGTCAGAAAGCTAAGGGTCTTAAGACTCGTTCTAACAAGCGTACTGACAGTATGATTATCCGTCGCCGTCGTGCCAAGAAATAA
- the rpsS gene encoding 30S ribosomal protein S19 produces MPRSLKKGPFIDAHLFAKVENALETNSRKPIKTWSRRSMILPQMVGLTISVHNGRTHVPVIVSEQMVGHKLGEFAPTRSYRGHGVDKKSKR; encoded by the coding sequence ATGCCTCGTTCGTTAAAAAAAGGCCCGTTTATTGACGCACATCTGTTTGCTAAGGTGGAAAACGCCCTAGAAACAAACAGCCGTAAGCCAATCAAAACTTGGTCTCGTCGTTCCATGATTCTACCACAAATGGTCGGTTTGACCATTTCTGTTCACAACGGTCGTACCCATGTACCTGTTATCGTGAGTGAGCAAATGGTTGGTCATAAACTTGGTGAATTCGCCCCAACCCGTTCATATCGTGGTCATGGCGTTGACAAGAAATCTAAGAGATAA
- the rplV gene encoding 50S ribosomal protein L22, with the protein MEVTAKLRGAAISAQKVRLVADEVRGKSIERALDILTFSNKKGAKLVKKCLQSAIANAEHNNGLDIDTLRVSTIYVDEGITLKRIMPRAKGRADRISKRTCHITVKVGA; encoded by the coding sequence ATGGAAGTAACTGCAAAATTACGTGGTGCCGCTATTTCGGCACAAAAAGTAAGATTGGTTGCGGACGAAGTTCGTGGTAAATCAATCGAGCGTGCTTTAGACATTTTGACATTTAGCAACAAAAAAGGTGCTAAACTTGTTAAAAAATGCCTACAATCAGCAATTGCAAACGCTGAACACAACAATGGTCTAGACATTGACACACTGCGTGTTTCTACCATTTATGTGGATGAAGGTATTACTTTGAAGCGTATTATGCCCCGTGCCAAGGGTCGTGCTGACCGTATCAGCAAACGCACTTGCCACATCACTGTTAAAGTAGGAGCATAA
- the rpsC gene encoding 30S ribosomal protein S3 has protein sequence MGQKVHPIGIRLGVIKKHNANWYASPKQYSEYLLNDFKVRDFLRNKLKEAMVSNISIERPTGAAKITIHSARPGVIIGKQGADIEALQKDLTKLMGVPAQVNIQEITQPDLDARLVAVGIARQLEGRVMFRRAMKRAVQNSMRAGAGGIKVELSGRLGGAEIARTEWYREGRVPLHTLRADIDYAEVRAETTYGTIGVKVWIFRGEILDGMNSVYNPVAEEKTRAPKRRGRTSNRRNSDKG, from the coding sequence ATGGGTCAAAAAGTACATCCAATTGGTATTCGTTTGGGCGTTATCAAAAAGCACAACGCTAACTGGTATGCCAGCCCAAAACAATATTCAGAATACTTGCTAAATGACTTCAAAGTGCGTGATTTTCTACGCAATAAGCTAAAAGAAGCCATGGTAAGCAACATCAGCATCGAGCGTCCTACGGGTGCCGCTAAGATTACCATTCACTCAGCACGTCCTGGTGTGATTATTGGTAAACAAGGTGCTGACATTGAAGCACTTCAAAAAGACCTAACCAAGCTTATGGGCGTTCCTGCTCAGGTAAATATCCAAGAGATTACTCAGCCTGACCTAGACGCGCGTTTGGTTGCTGTTGGTATTGCCAGACAGCTTGAAGGTCGTGTGATGTTCCGTCGTGCGATGAAACGTGCCGTGCAAAACAGCATGCGTGCTGGTGCTGGCGGTATCAAAGTTGAGCTGTCAGGTCGTCTAGGCGGTGCTGAGATTGCTCGTACTGAGTGGTATCGCGAAGGTCGTGTACCACTACACACATTGCGTGCTGACATTGATTATGCAGAAGTTCGTGCAGAGACCACTTACGGTACTATCGGTGTGAAAGTTTGGATTTTCCGTGGTGAAATTCTAGACGGCATGAACAGCGTTTACAATCCAGTTGCAGAAGAGAAGACTCGCGCACCAAAACGCCGTGGTCGTACCAGCAACCGTCGTAATTCAGACAAGGGGTAA
- the rplP gene encoding 50S ribosomal protein L16 has product MLQPKRTKFRKMHKGRNTGLAQRGNTVAFGEIGLKSIGRGRMTARQIEAARRTITRRIKRGGKIWIRVFPDKPITEKPLEVRMGKGKGPVEYWVAEIKPGKMLYEIQGVSEELAREALTLASAKLPFKTTIVKRTVM; this is encoded by the coding sequence ATGTTACAACCAAAACGTACCAAATTCCGCAAAATGCACAAAGGTCGTAACACAGGCCTTGCCCAACGTGGTAACACTGTTGCATTTGGTGAGATTGGTCTAAAATCTATCGGTCGTGGTCGCATGACTGCTCGTCAAATTGAAGCAGCTCGTCGTACCATTACTCGTCGCATCAAGCGTGGCGGTAAAATTTGGATTCGTGTATTCCCAGACAAGCCGATTACCGAAAAACCATTGGAAGTTCGTATGGGTAAAGGTAAAGGTCCAGTTGAGTACTGGGTAGCCGAAATCAAGCCAGGCAAAATGCTATACGAAATCCAAGGTGTGAGCGAAGAGCTTGCGCGTGAAGCCCTAACATTGGCTTCCGCTAAGCTTCCTTTCAAAACCACCATTGTTAAACGGACGGTAATGTAA
- the rpmC gene encoding 50S ribosomal protein L29, translated as MKTSELREKSVEELATLLDEKQLDAFRLRMAKATGQLGNTHEVKANRRTIAKILTLLNEKQRGEA; from the coding sequence ATGAAAACAAGCGAATTACGTGAAAAATCAGTAGAAGAGCTGGCTACATTGCTTGACGAAAAGCAACTTGACGCATTTCGCCTACGTATGGCAAAGGCAACCGGTCAGCTAGGTAATACTCACGAAGTTAAAGCAAATCGTCGCACGATTGCAAAAATCTTGACTTTGCTTAACGAAAAACAAAGAGGTGAGGCATGA
- the rpsQ gene encoding 30S ribosomal protein S17 has protein sequence MSENKTQEVGVVTGKVISNKMDKSITVLVERQIRHPMYGKQVRRSTKLKAHDENNVCQEGDIVRIKETRPISKTKTWTLVDVVETAVKI, from the coding sequence ATGAGCGAGAATAAAACTCAAGAAGTTGGTGTTGTAACTGGTAAAGTTATCAGCAACAAAATGGACAAGTCTATCACTGTCCTTGTTGAACGCCAAATTCGTCACCCAATGTATGGCAAGCAAGTTCGTCGTTCTACCAAGCTAAAAGCTCATGATGAGAACAACGTTTGTCAAGAAGGTGATATCGTTCGTATCAAAGAAACACGTCCTATCTCAAAGACCAAAACTTGGACTTTGGTGGACGTGGTTGAAACTGCGGTAAAAATTTAA
- the rplN gene encoding 50S ribosomal protein L14 encodes MIQTETMLEVADNSGARRVQCIKVLGGSHRRYASVGDIIKVTVKEAIPRGRVKKGDVMNAVVVRTKKGVRRPDGSVLRFDDNAAVILNNNKAPIATRIFGPVTRELRGEQFMKIVSLAPEVL; translated from the coding sequence ATGATTCAGACTGAAACAATGCTGGAAGTTGCAGATAACAGTGGTGCAAGACGTGTACAGTGCATTAAAGTGCTGGGTGGCTCGCATCGTCGTTATGCATCAGTTGGCGATATTATTAAGGTAACAGTAAAAGAAGCCATTCCTCGTGGTCGTGTTAAAAAAGGCGACGTGATGAATGCGGTCGTTGTACGTACCAAAAAAGGCGTACGTCGTCCAGATGGTTCTGTATTACGTTTTGATGATAATGCGGCAGTTATTCTAAACAATAACAAAGCCCCTATCGCAACTCGTATTTTTGGACCTGTTACTCGTGAACTACGTGGTGAGCAATTCATGAAAATTGTTTCACTAGCACCAGAAGTACTGTAA
- the rplX gene encoding 50S ribosomal protein L24, with the protein MAKLRKGDTVVVIAGKDKGKQGTILAVKADRVKVEGINIVTKHQKPNQMLGKEGGIVKQEAFLHISNVAIYNAATQKADRVAYQVNEEGKKVRIYRSTGEVVATA; encoded by the coding sequence ATGGCAAAGTTACGCAAAGGCGATACCGTGGTTGTGATTGCTGGCAAAGATAAAGGCAAGCAAGGCACAATTTTGGCGGTTAAAGCAGACCGTGTAAAAGTTGAAGGCATTAACATTGTAACCAAACACCAAAAACCTAACCAAATGCTAGGTAAAGAAGGTGGCATCGTTAAGCAAGAAGCATTTCTACACATTTCAAACGTTGCGATTTATAACGCAGCAACCCAAAAAGCAGATCGTGTTGCTTACCAAGTAAACGAAGAGGGCAAAAAAGTCCGTATCTATCGTTCTACTGGTGAAGTAGTGGCGACTGCATAA
- the rplE gene encoding 50S ribosomal protein L5: MARLKSLYNDKLKQQIKDELGLENVMQVPKITKITLNMGVGGAAQDKKLLEGALADMTVIAGQKPVVTKARKSVAGFKIREEWPIGCKVTLRGDQMYEFLDRLIAIAIPRIRDFRGFSAKAFDGRGNYSLGIKEQIVFPEVDFDKIDRIRGLDITITTTAANDDQGRALLKAFGFPFR; the protein is encoded by the coding sequence ATGGCAAGATTAAAATCTTTATACAATGATAAGCTAAAGCAACAAATCAAAGATGAGCTTGGCTTAGAAAATGTCATGCAAGTGCCAAAAATCACCAAAATCACTCTAAATATGGGTGTTGGTGGTGCAGCACAAGATAAAAAACTACTTGAAGGTGCCTTGGCAGACATGACTGTCATCGCTGGTCAAAAACCAGTTGTTACCAAAGCACGCAAATCAGTGGCAGGCTTTAAAATTCGTGAAGAATGGCCAATTGGCTGTAAAGTTACCCTTCGTGGCGACCAAATGTACGAATTCTTAGACCGCTTAATTGCCATTGCGATTCCTCGTATTCGTGACTTCCGTGGTTTTTCTGCAAAAGCATTCGATGGTCGTGGTAACTACTCGCTAGGTATCAAAGAACAAATCGTTTTCCCTGAAGTTGATTTTGATAAGATTGACCGTATTCGTGGTCTTGACATCACCATCACAACGACTGCTGCTAATGACGACCAAGGTCGTGCATTACTAAAAGCATTCGGTTTCCCATTTAGATAA
- the rpsN gene encoding 30S ribosomal protein S14 translates to MAKKSMINRELKREKTVAKYAEKRAQLKAVISDVNASDEERLDAMLALQALPRNSSPVRLRNRCGLTGRPHGYFRKFGLSRNKLRERVMQGDVPGVRKASW, encoded by the coding sequence ATGGCTAAGAAAAGCATGATTAATCGTGAATTAAAACGCGAAAAAACAGTTGCTAAGTACGCCGAGAAGCGTGCACAGCTAAAAGCAGTCATTAGCGATGTGAATGCCAGTGATGAAGAGCGTTTAGACGCAATGCTTGCTCTACAAGCATTGCCACGTAATTCATCACCAGTTCGTTTGCGTAATCGCTGTGGCTTGACTGGTCGTCCACACGGCTATTTCCGTAAATTTGGTCTATCACGCAACAAACTGCGTGAGCGTGTAATGCAAGGTGATGTACCTGGCGTTCGTAAAGCTAGCTGGTAA
- the rpsH gene encoding 30S ribosomal protein S8, protein MSMQDPVADMLTRIRNAQSRNKPSVEMPASKLRKSIADLLVAEGYLTSAEVVDGENNKKVLNIELKYYQGKGVIAELKRYSRPGLRQYRGKDELPSVQKGLGVAIISTSKGIMSDRAARAAGIGGEVIALVA, encoded by the coding sequence ATGAGTATGCAAGATCCAGTTGCTGATATGCTAACCCGCATTCGCAACGCACAATCAAGAAATAAGCCAAGTGTAGAAATGCCTGCTTCTAAGCTACGTAAATCAATTGCTGATTTATTGGTTGCTGAAGGCTATCTAACTTCTGCTGAAGTTGTTGACGGCGAAAACAACAAAAAAGTTCTAAACATTGAACTAAAATACTACCAAGGCAAAGGTGTTATCGCTGAACTTAAGCGTTATAGCCGTCCCGGTCTACGCCAATATCGTGGTAAAGATGAACTACCAAGCGTTCAAAAAGGCTTGGGTGTTGCCATCATTTCTACCAGTAAAGGCATCATGAGCGACCGTGCAGCACGTGCAGCTGGCATTGGCGGTGAAGTTATCGCTTTGGTTGCCTAA